One genomic segment of Tripterygium wilfordii isolate XIE 37 chromosome 9, ASM1340144v1, whole genome shotgun sequence includes these proteins:
- the LOC120005196 gene encoding cysteine proteinase inhibitor 1-like, translating to MGPTQPISPSHVNVGRSLNSRRIKTTVPVVISTKSRTYLFTPPPLNSTIVRYPRKTYDAFKIPNCFYNFLRSSIPERNQKATMNSRLCLLTFILSSVVVSAAAALVGGWGPIKDLNDPHVKEIADFAVTEHNKAANASLKLQSVVHGEEQVVAGTNYKLVLEVMDGKAKKKFEVVVWEKPWQHFMNVTSFKAVKA from the coding sequence ATGGGCCCCACACAGCCCATATCTCCTTCCCACGTAAACGTCGGCAGGTCATTAAATTCTCGCCGCATCAAAACCACGGTCCCAGTCGTGATTTCCACCAAATCCAGGACTTATCTATTTACGCCACCTCCTCTAAATTCAACAATTGTCCGTTATCCCCGCAAAACGTACGACGCCTTTAAAATCCCCAACTGCTTCTACAATTTTCTACGTTCTTCCATCCCAGAAAGAAATCAAAAGGCTACCATGAATTCTCGACTGTGCTTGCTTACCTTCATTCTGTCCTCCGTCGTCGTATCCGCCGCCGCCGCATTGGTTGGCGGTTGGGGGCCGATTAAGGACCTGAATGATCCACACGTGAAGGAGATCGCGGATTTCGCGGTCACAGAGCACAACAAGGCTGCAAATGCGAGTTTGAAGCTACAAAGCGTGGTTCACGGCGAAGAACAGGTGGTTGCGGGGACGAACTACAAACTGGTGCTGGAGGTGATGGATGGTAAGGCTAAGAAGAAGTTCGAGGTGGTTGTGTGGGAGAAGCCGTGGCAGCACTTCATGAACGTCACCTCGTTCAAGGCTGTCAAAGCTTAA
- the LOC120005077 gene encoding fibrous sheath CABYR-binding protein: MATAVEVKSVPATLPAETEEVSKTEEIKHTITQEEPEVAAPPAADAPADEVKPAADAPAVEEPTAAAASEAEDPADEVEAKVVVEEAEKVEATEETKDENPEKEEEKAEDVAAVVAPAAVAEEAPAATEDKPVEEEEKKPVAKEPSTEVAVEKSDE, encoded by the exons ATGGCCACTGCTGTTGAG GTTAAGTCAGTTCCAGCAACTTTGCCAGCAGAGACAGAAGAAGTGAGCAAGACTGAAGAGATCAAGCATACAATCACCCAAGAAGAGCCAGAGGTTGCTGCACCACCAGCTGCTGATGCGCCAGCAGATGAAGTAAAACCAGCCGCTGATGCTCCAGCTGTAGAGGAACCCACTGCTGCGGCTGCCTCTGAAGCTGAGGATCCAGCTGATGAAGTTGAAGCCAAAGTTGTGGTAGAAGAAGCTGAAAAGGTTGAGGCAACAGAGGAGACTAAAGATGAGAATCcagagaaggaggaggagaaggcagAAGACGTGGCAGCTGTGGTGGCACCAGCCGCAGTAGCGGAGGAGGCTCCAGCGGCAACGGAGGATAAACCAGTtgaggaggaagagaagaagccAGTGGCAAAGGAACCAAGCACAGAAGTTGCTGTTGAGAAGAGTGATGAATAG
- the LOC120005192 gene encoding E3 ubiquitin-protein ligase UPL5-like, whose product MSYRQSPSFTSSSPPYDHHILSKRKLDDYAAYVEDDEDSYLSELVSVRMRRDGISAVRDSSNGSGGGTAFSGSPNLNQVAYRADSLSSPSLVDFRQPECTTTRVQFFIKLISGGNTLVVHANSDDTVGSLLERLHVMTGIPVFEQRLIYRGRELQWDQSLAECSIQNDAGLTMVARMRSTRHPAGWNAIDCMISKIYQLCKGEGVTTPSKYITDRMSDFFSRVPEKNIELQFEYMHIVMASWAPTALVTLYTSTIEGNRECAKHCIKYFLTTSKSDLTESLYIKCAPTIIIEFCKLLRQVGCEDPLYLHCRNTLASLLTKTAVWNGLLIYKGDKEDKEDRGDRGDIRPVIVIQDLFPFVSELANRLSKDLAISMEIPASKGPLLNESKGPSPNESKGPSSNDVRDLVAFLPPIRRAIVEQAGSNCPISMPLNKIGLSHPWQGKKIGLLYVIFVDLLFRMDNCLEKMEDRLRLNANAEGEDACTEWSQYLVILKELNSISKLYQGAEEKFWGRLTHRKASLSMLIIRYAKRTDDNQWLFDHKEVTNFESRRHLAMMLLPDVREDYDELHEMLIDRSQLLSESFEYIARADPDSLHGGLFLEFKNEEATGPGVLREWFILVCQAIFNPQNALFAACPNDRRRFYPNPSSKVDPMHLEYFSFSGRVIALALMHRVQVGIVFDRVFFLQLAGMQLSVEDIREADPLLYNSCKQILEMDAEFIDSDGLGLTFVTEVEELGSRKAVELCLGGKNIVVNSKNREEYVDLLIQHRFVTSISEQVSHFAQGFADILSKSDRRTCFFHSLELQDLDWMLFGTESAICVDDWKAHTDFNGYTETDPQILWFWKIVGEMSEQQKKVLLFFWTSVKYLPVEGFRGLASRLYIYKSSEPHDRLPSSHTCFYRFCFPPYPSEAVMQDRLRVITQEHVGCSFGTW is encoded by the exons ATGTCTTACCGTCAATCACCGTCCTTCACTTCATCATCACCACCGTACGATCACCATATCCTATCGAAGCGAAAACTGGATGATTACGCCGCTTATGTGGAAGACGACGAGGACTCTTATTTATCGGAACTAGTCTCTGTTCGGATGAGGAGAGACGGAATCTCGGCCGTCCGGGACTCATCCAACGGCAGCGGCGGAGGAACGGCCTTTTCCGGCTCACCGAACTTGAATCAGGTCGCCTACCGCGCCGATTCTCTATCTTCACCATCATTAGTAGACTTCCGGCAACCGGAGTGCACAACAACTAGGGTACAATTCTTTATCAAGTTAATTTCGGGCGGAAATACATTGGTTGTGCATGCAAATTCGGACGATACGGTAGGTTCTCTACTTGAACGGCTTCATGTCATGACTGGAATACCTGTATTCGAGCAGCGATTAATTTATAGGGGAAGAGAACTACAATGGGATCAGTCTTTAGCAGAATGCTCTATCCAAAATGATGCTGGACTCACCATGGTGGCCCGAATGCGGAGCACAAGGCACCCTGCGGGTTGGAATGCCATAGATTGTATGATTTCAAAAATTTACCAACTTTGCAAGGGCGAGGGGGTGACTACACCTTCAAAATACATTACCGACCGTATGTCGGATTTCTTCTCAAGAGTGCCAGAGAAAAATATAGAATTGCAATTTGAATACATGCACATAGTAATGGCATCGTGGGCACCTACTGCCTTGGTTACCCTTTACACTTCGACAATTGAAGGTAACCGTGAGTGTGCTAAACATTGCATTAAGTATTTCTTGACTACTAGTAAAAGTGATCTAACTGagtcattgtatataaaatgtGCACCCACCATAATTATAGAGTTTTGTAAGCTGCTTAGGCAGGTAGGTTGTGAAGATCCCCTGTATCTCCATTGCCGGAACACTTTAGCGTCATTGTTGACCAAGACTGCTGTGTGGAATGGCTTGTTGATTTATAAAGGAGATAAAGAGGATAAAGAGGACAGAGGGGATAGAGGGGATATTCGGCCAGTAATTGTAATTCAAGACCTTTTCCCATTTGTTAGTGAGCTTGCAAATAGGTTATCCAAGGACCTGGCTATCAGTATGGAGATACCCGCGAGCAAGGGGCCTTTGCTGAATGAGAGCAAGGGGCCTTCGCCAAATGAGAGCAAGGGGCCTTCGTCGAATGATGTTCGTGATCTCGTTGCTTTTTTGCCCCCTATCCGCCGGGCAATTGTGGAGCAAGCAGGTTCCAACTGTCCTATCTCCATGCCACTGAACAAGATTGGTCTTAGCCATCCATGGCAAGGGAAAAAGATAGGACTTCTTTATGTTATATTTGTTGATCTGCTGTTTAGGATGGATAATTGCCTAGAAAAGATGGAGGACCGTTTGCGTCTGAATGCAAATGCAGAAGGCGAAGATGCTTGTACAGAATGGTCGCAATATCTTGTGATTCTGAAAGAATTGAACAGCATTTCTAAACTATATCAGGGTGCTGAAGAGAAGTTTTGGGGTCGTTTGACTCATAGGAAAGCTTCTTTGTCTATGCTAATTATTAGATATGCTAAGCGAACTGACGATAATCAATGGCTTTTTGATCATAAGGAAGTGACAAATTTTGAATCCAGGAGGCATTTGGCTATGATGTTGCTCCCAGATGTAAGAGAAGATTATGACGAGCTGCACGAGATGCTTATTGACAGGTCTCAACTGTTGTCAGAATCATTCGAGTACATAGCACGTGCAGATCCCGACTCTCTACACGGTGGTTTGTTTTTGGAATTCAAAAATGAGGAAGCCACAGGTCCTGGTGTTTTAAGGGAGTGGTTCATCCTGGTATGCCAAGCTATATTCAATCCGCAAAATGCACTTTTTGCAGCATGCCCCAATGATCGTAGAAGGTTTTATCCCAATCCTT CATCTAAGGTGGATCCCATGCATCTGGAGTACTTTAGCTTCTCTGGCCGGGTAATTGCTCTAGCTTTGATGCATAGAGTACAAGTAGGAATTGTCTTTGATCGAGTGTTTTTCTTGCAATTGGCTGGAATGCAACTTTCTGTAGAAGATATTCGGGAGGCAGATCCATTATTATATAATAGCTGTAAGCAGATCCTTGAGATGGATGCCGAGTTTATTGATTCAGATGGTTTAGGACTGACATTTGTTACAGAAGTTGAGGAGCTAGGATCCAGGAAAGCTGTGGAGCTTTGCCTGGGTGGGAAAAATATTGTGGTGAATAGCAAGAATAGAGAAGAATATGTTGATCTTCTCATCCAACATCGCTTTGTTACATCAATATCTGAACAAGTCTCTCATTTTGCACAAGGTTTTGCTGATATTCTTTCTAAATCAGACAGAAGAACCTGCTTCTTCCATAGTTTAGAGCTTCAAGATCTTGACTGGATGCTATTTGGAACTGAAAGTGCTATCTGTGTTGATGATTGGAAGGCACATACTGATTTCAATGGCTACACAGAAACTGATCCACAGATACTGTGGTTCTGGAAG ATTGTTGGGGAAATGTCAGAACAGCAGAAAAAGGTTCTCCTCTTCTTCTGGACATCGGTGAAATATCTTCCAGTGGAGGGTTTCCGTGGTTTAGCTTCTCGACTTTACATATACAAGTCCTCAGAACCCCATGATCGTCTTCCATCATCTCACACATGCTTTTACCGGTTCTGTTTCCCACCATATCCATCCGAGGCTGTTATGCAAGATCGTCTTCGCGTCATCACCCAAGAACATGTTGGTTGCAGCTTCGGAACTTGGTGA